The stretch of DNA GAAAGATGAGGATGAATTACATCCGCATCCTCCCGGGCGACAAGGTGAAGCTTGAGCTTTCACCGTATGATTTGACGCGCGGCCGCATTACGTTTCGAATTAAATAAATCGAGGGTGTCATGAAAGTTCGCAGTTCGGTTCGCAGAATTTGTGAAAATTGCAAGATCGTTCGCCGCAAACGCACGGTCTACGTTA from Verrucomicrobiia bacterium encodes:
- the rpmJ gene encoding 50S ribosomal protein L36, which codes for MKVRSSVRRICENCKIVRRKRTVYVICSNPKHKQRQG